The DNA region CAAAAATTTTTCCATGTTCATCACAACCAAAAATTCTTTTCTATCTGCCCTTAAAAATAAAAAGTCTTTTCCAAAGAGTCACTTGTAAATCTCTTTGAAGCCTTCTTTCCTTGCCTTTACCTCTCCTATATATTCTTTTCCATTAATGCTTACTCTTCATCACTCCAGCCTATTTCTTTTATTAATGCATGGATATATGCCACTTGTTTAACTGTTGCCTTATCAATTATTTGGGTCTCTTGATAATTTTTCATTTTTTATACCTCCTTACTTCCCATATGGGAATTATATTACAGTATAAATTTCTATTTGGGAATTGTCAATAGGAAAATTTATGTTTACATTTTGGAAAATATGTATTAAAATATACCTAAGTGGAAAAAGTAAGGTGAGAGAGATGGACGAGGACAAAGAAATAAAGATCATAAGTGAAAGACTCAAAGAAGTTCGTGAAAAAAGAGGACTAACTAAAAAAGAACTTGCTCTGAAAATAGGAGTATCTCCCTCCACAATAACAAGATATGAAGAGGAAGGAAGAGTACCAAAGCTTACTATATTAAAAAGAATCTCTGAAGTGCTTGATGTTTCCATAGACTATCTCCTTGGAAAGGAAGAGGTAAAAATTGCAACATGTCTCTCTTATGGAGATCTTTCTGACCTTCCTGAACCCGCAATAAAAAGCATTGAAGAATTCGTTGATTTTGTAAGAAAGAAGTATGGAAAAAAATAAATTAAATGTGAGGTGATGAATGCTTTCTAATCTTCTTGAGATGGTAGAGGAAGAAGGTATTCATTTAGAATGGTGGGACTTTAAGGAACCAATTTCCGCAGTTTATTTAGAGATGGAAGGGGTAAAGGTTATAGGGTTAAGAAGGGATATTAATAGAAGCAAAAAAGAGTTTAAATGTGCACTGGCAGAAGAGCTTGGACACTACTTTACAGGATCAACTTACAGTGATAGGAAGCCAGAAAATTACAGAGAAGAGATTGAAATATCAAGAAAAGAATATAGAGCAATGAAATGGAAAGTATCTTATCTTATTCCTGAGGAAGAATTTTTAGAGGCAGTAAGGAAAGGAATAACAGAAGTTTGGCAATTAGCTGAATATTTTGATTTACCTGAAGAATTAATAAAATTTTATTTAAAGCTTCCTAAGGTGCAGGAAAGTTTAGGAGGGTGATTGAGCCTTTCCTCACAAGATTTACCAACGCCATCCCATATTGGGAGCCCCTCAAT from Dictyoglomus turgidum DSM 6724 includes:
- a CDS encoding helix-turn-helix domain-containing protein translates to MFTFWKICIKIYLSGKSKVREMDEDKEIKIISERLKEVREKRGLTKKELALKIGVSPSTITRYEEEGRVPKLTILKRISEVLDVSIDYLLGKEEVKIATCLSYGDLSDLPEPAIKSIEEFVDFVRKKYGKK
- a CDS encoding ImmA/IrrE family metallo-endopeptidase, which codes for MLSNLLEMVEEEGIHLEWWDFKEPISAVYLEMEGVKVIGLRRDINRSKKEFKCALAEELGHYFTGSTYSDRKPENYREEIEISRKEYRAMKWKVSYLIPEEEFLEAVRKGITEVWQLAEYFDLPEELIKFYLKLPKVQESLGG